A region from the Lycium barbarum isolate Lr01 chromosome 8, ASM1917538v2, whole genome shotgun sequence genome encodes:
- the LOC132607891 gene encoding uncharacterized protein LOC132607891 produces MVKDNESVQKVVEVQDQSNNEQVKSKDKNEIELISEKEVSKEGKLTDQTDDDNNDIITTVISENDEEVDAAQQEMDDDSPDEITKGGDMSTNDKTNAHPTEEGILKEVNIAEE; encoded by the coding sequence ATGGTCAAAGATAATGAGTCAGTGCAAAAGGTTGTGGAAGTCCAAGATCAGTCCAATAATGAGCAGGTTAAatccaaagataaaaatgagatAGAGTTGATTTCAGAAAAGGAAGTATCCAAAGAAGGGAAGCTCACTGATCAAACAGATGACGACAATAATGATATCATAACAACAGTAATCAGTGAAAACGATGAAGAAGTGGATGCTGCACAACAGGAGATGGATGATGACTCACCAGATGAAATTACTAAGGGAGGAGATATGAGTACTAATGATAAGACTAATGCACATCCCACTGAAGAAGGGATACTAAAAGAGGTGAACATAGCAGAAGAATGA